Proteins encoded together in one Luteimonas fraxinea window:
- a CDS encoding helix-turn-helix domain-containing protein, translating into MFSARIKQARKLRGIDSQRALGAMMGLDKERASSRVNRYERESSGVDLKGLAELADALQVPMAYLVAEDEATAEILLSLSLLSVKQRKDLVAWISEKFDKN; encoded by the coding sequence ATCTTTTCTGCCCGCATCAAGCAGGCGAGGAAGCTGCGTGGCATCGATAGCCAGCGAGCACTGGGTGCGATGATGGGACTGGACAAAGAGCGCGCCAGCAGTCGAGTCAATCGCTACGAGAGAGAGTCAAGCGGGGTTGACTTGAAAGGGCTGGCCGAGCTTGCAGACGCACTGCAAGTGCCTATGGCCTATTTGGTTGCAGAGGACGAGGCCACGGCCGAAATCCTCCTGTCGCTCTCATTGCTTTCAGTCAAGCAGCGGAAAGACCTGGTTGCTTGGATCAGTGAGAAGTTTGACAAAAACTGA